Below is a genomic region from Bacillota bacterium.
AATACCTCCTTTTCCCATCCTCACTACTACTGCCATTATTCCGGGTTCCATATACTCAGGGGACCGGATCATACCCTCCCGGGTTCCACGGACCACACTTCAATAGCCGCATGGCGCTGAGGCCGAGTCCTCGCCGGATCCCGTGTTTCTCCACAGATTCAAGGGCGTACTGTGAACAGCTCGGGTAGAACCGGCAACTCGGCCGCCTGATTGGGGACAAGAAACGCCGGTACAAGCCTATGGCCCCCACCACCAGCGATTTCAATCCGAGCCACCCTCCTTAAGCACCCCGGCCTGCCTAAGCAGCGGGCATAGTCTCTCACGAATTTGACCCGGCTTCAACGCTCTCGCAGCGCCTCTCACTACGACAA
It encodes:
- the yidD gene encoding membrane protein insertion efficiency factor YidD gives rise to the protein MKSLVVGAIGLYRRFLSPIRRPSCRFYPSCSQYALESVEKHGIRRGLGLSAMRLLKCGPWNPGGYDPVP